A single window of Flagellimonas maritima DNA harbors:
- the hppD gene encoding 4-hydroxyphenylpyruvate dioxygenase, translating to MSTSTLPKIHDTAKDFMPINGTDYLELYVSNSKQAAHFYKTAFGFQSLAYAGLETGLKDRESYVVIQDKIRLVLTSPLKSGTDIGRHIDQHGDGVKVVALWVDDAAYAYNAAVERGAKSYMEPKTEEDKTGKIVRSGIYTYGETVHIFVERKDYNGIFMPGFRKWETPDYSPSSTGLKYVDHMVGNVGWNRMNEWVNFYENVMGFTQILSFDDKDISTDYTALMSKVMSNGNGRIKFPINEPAEGKKKSQVEEYLDFYEGEGVQHIAVATDNIIQTVKNLKSRGVEFLKVPDTYYDVVLDRVGKIDEDIAPLKELGILVDRDDEGYLLQIFTRPVEPRPTMFFEIIQRKGAQSFGKGNFKALFEAIEREQELRGTLH from the coding sequence ATGTCCACTTCCACGTTACCAAAAATACATGATACCGCTAAAGATTTCATGCCGATCAACGGTACAGATTATTTGGAGCTCTATGTTAGCAATTCCAAACAAGCCGCGCATTTTTATAAGACTGCCTTTGGTTTTCAATCATTGGCCTATGCGGGACTGGAGACAGGGCTGAAGGATAGGGAAAGTTATGTCGTGATACAGGATAAAATTCGCCTTGTTTTGACTTCTCCATTAAAAAGCGGAACTGATATCGGAAGGCATATCGATCAACATGGTGATGGCGTTAAAGTTGTTGCATTATGGGTAGATGACGCTGCTTATGCCTATAATGCCGCAGTAGAGCGTGGCGCAAAATCATATATGGAACCAAAAACCGAAGAAGATAAAACTGGAAAAATAGTTCGTTCCGGGATTTATACCTATGGCGAGACCGTACATATTTTTGTAGAGCGAAAGGATTACAATGGAATCTTTATGCCTGGCTTTAGAAAATGGGAAACGCCTGATTATAGCCCATCCTCTACAGGTTTAAAGTATGTGGATCACATGGTGGGAAATGTTGGCTGGAACCGAATGAACGAATGGGTCAATTTTTATGAGAATGTCATGGGCTTTACACAAATACTTTCTTTTGATGACAAAGATATTTCCACAGATTACACCGCTTTGATGAGCAAGGTAATGAGCAATGGAAACGGTAGAATCAAATTTCCCATAAATGAACCGGCAGAGGGCAAGAAAAAATCACAGGTTGAAGAGTACTTGGACTTCTATGAAGGAGAAGGTGTGCAACATATAGCTGTAGCCACAGATAACATTATCCAAACTGTAAAGAATTTAAAAAGTCGTGGTGTGGAATTCCTAAAAGTACCCGACACCTATTATGATGTAGTTTTGGATCGCGTAGGTAAAATTGATGAGGACATTGCACCACTTAAAGAATTGGGTATTTTGGTAGATCGCGATGATGAAGGTTATCTATTGCAGATTTTTACACGACCTGTAGAGCCAAGACCCACTATGTTTTTTGAAATCATTCAGCGAAAAGGTGCACAATCATTTGGAAAAGGTAACTTTAAAGCATTGTTTGAAGCCATAGAACGGGAACAAGAATTAAGAGGAACGCTACATTAA
- a CDS encoding MarR family winged helix-turn-helix transcriptional regulator has translation MLNQIDEISGIGLHLDMVLRKVQDAYLRKFRELNINLTIEQWVVLYRIYQLGEEVSQSDIVKSNFRNRATTSRVIGGLERKNWITKNRFNGDLKRFKLELTSKGHSIILQIEPHANLLRKKAIEGLDTIEFETFLKVLDQIGENYQE, from the coding sequence ATGCTCAATCAAATAGATGAAATATCAGGAATAGGATTGCATTTGGATATGGTCCTTCGCAAAGTGCAAGACGCATATTTGAGAAAATTCAGGGAACTAAATATTAATCTTACGATTGAGCAATGGGTTGTTTTGTATCGTATCTACCAATTGGGCGAAGAGGTTTCACAATCCGATATTGTAAAGTCAAATTTTCGTAATCGTGCTACTACTTCAAGGGTTATAGGTGGTCTAGAACGAAAGAATTGGATAACCAAGAACCGTTTTAATGGAGATTTGAAACGTTTTAAGCTAGAGCTGACCTCCAAAGGACATAGCATTATCCTTCAGATTGAACCACACGCCAATTTACTTCGAAAAAAAGCAATTGAAGGACTGGATACTATCGAATTTGAAACTTTTTTGAAAGTCTTGGACCAAATAGGGGAGAATTATCAGGAGTAA
- the polA gene encoding DNA polymerase I, with product MPDQKRLFLLDAYALIFRGYYALIKNPRINSKGMDTSAIMGFMNSLFDVIKREKPDHLAVAFDKGGSVERTEMFEEYKANRDETPDAIRIAIPYIQQILNAMKIPVVELEGYEADDLIGTLAKQAEKEDYKVFMVTPDKDFGQLVSENIFMYRPARMGNGIEIWGIPEVQKRFGVERPEQVIDYLGMMGDASDNIPGLPGVGDKTAKKFLEQFESMEGLLANTDKLKGKMKEKVEENAELGRLSRKLAEIKIDCEVTFNADDFEMCEPDAEKVQQIFEELEFRRLKEQFLKIFSGETETVTQVTSTPTAKQQAKVAGSGQFTLFGGNPSEAAATIKDINSRQTITEVPHFYQTVKEGLSIKLFMEKLMQQKSVCFDTETTSLNPLEAELVGIAFSWEAKKGFYIPIPEDKVTALGILEELRPFFESEAIEKIGQNLKYDIKVMKNYGIEVKGKLFDTMLAHYLINPDMRHNMDVLAETYLNYTPVSITELIGKKGKNQLSMRQVPLEKQTEYASEDADITLQLAQQFRPELLEAKTEELFESIEIPLLRVLADMETEGINLDEDFLKELSTVLDVDIKNLEQKIYKAAGEEFNIASPKQLGEILFDKLKLVDKPKKTKTGQYSTAEDVLSYLAKNHEIIKNVLDYRGLAKLKSTYVDALPEQVETKTKRVHTDYMQTVAATGRLSSNNPNLQNIPIRTERGRQVRKAFIPRDENYTLLAADYSQIELRIIAALSEEDTMIEAFKNGEDIHASTASKVFNVPIDEVTREQRSNAKTVNFGIIYGVSAFGLSNQTDLTRAESKELIETYYKTYPKLRNYMGEQVDFARDNGYVQTVLGRRRYLKDINGSNAVVRGAAERNAVNAPIQGSAADIIKIAMINIHKKLSEGNYKTKMLLQVHDELVFDAYKPELEDVKNMIKIEMENAYTLAVPLDVEVGIGDNWLEAH from the coding sequence ATGCCTGACCAAAAAAGACTCTTTCTTTTAGATGCCTACGCTTTAATTTTTCGCGGTTACTATGCCCTTATAAAAAATCCCAGAATCAATTCCAAAGGAATGGACACCTCGGCGATAATGGGTTTTATGAATTCACTATTTGATGTTATAAAACGAGAAAAACCAGATCACTTGGCGGTTGCTTTTGATAAAGGTGGAAGTGTGGAGCGCACGGAAATGTTCGAAGAATATAAAGCCAATCGTGACGAAACGCCAGATGCTATTAGAATAGCGATTCCATATATCCAACAAATTCTGAACGCAATGAAAATTCCCGTGGTAGAATTGGAAGGTTATGAAGCGGACGACTTGATTGGCACTTTGGCCAAACAGGCAGAAAAAGAAGATTATAAGGTTTTTATGGTTACTCCTGATAAGGATTTTGGCCAATTGGTTTCTGAGAACATTTTCATGTATCGCCCCGCAAGAATGGGTAACGGAATAGAAATATGGGGAATTCCCGAAGTACAGAAAAGATTTGGGGTAGAAAGGCCAGAACAAGTGATAGACTATCTGGGCATGATGGGCGATGCCAGTGACAATATTCCCGGTTTGCCTGGCGTAGGCGATAAAACCGCAAAAAAATTCCTTGAGCAATTTGAATCCATGGAAGGACTATTGGCAAACACCGATAAGCTAAAAGGAAAAATGAAGGAGAAAGTTGAGGAAAACGCAGAGTTGGGAAGATTGTCCCGAAAATTGGCCGAGATAAAGATAGATTGCGAAGTTACCTTTAACGCGGACGATTTTGAAATGTGCGAACCCGATGCAGAAAAGGTGCAGCAAATCTTTGAAGAGCTGGAATTTAGAAGGCTAAAAGAGCAGTTCTTAAAGATTTTTTCCGGTGAAACCGAAACTGTTACCCAAGTGACCAGCACGCCTACTGCCAAACAACAGGCAAAAGTAGCGGGGAGTGGACAGTTTACTTTATTTGGGGGGAACCCTTCTGAAGCTGCTGCCACTATTAAGGACATAAATAGCAGACAGACTATTACAGAAGTACCACATTTTTATCAAACTGTTAAGGAGGGTTTGTCCATAAAACTTTTTATGGAAAAATTGATGCAGCAAAAATCGGTCTGTTTTGATACAGAAACAACGTCCCTTAATCCGTTGGAGGCCGAACTGGTGGGAATTGCTTTTAGCTGGGAAGCCAAAAAAGGATTTTATATCCCTATCCCAGAAGATAAAGTAACAGCTTTGGGAATTTTAGAGGAACTTCGGCCTTTCTTTGAATCTGAAGCCATAGAAAAAATTGGGCAAAACCTAAAGTACGATATCAAAGTGATGAAAAATTATGGTATTGAAGTAAAGGGAAAATTGTTCGATACCATGCTGGCACATTACCTCATCAATCCGGATATGCGCCATAATATGGACGTGCTTGCAGAGACGTATCTCAACTATACTCCAGTTTCCATTACAGAACTTATCGGCAAAAAAGGAAAAAACCAATTGAGCATGCGACAGGTCCCTTTGGAAAAGCAAACCGAATATGCATCTGAAGATGCCGACATTACTTTACAATTAGCGCAACAATTTAGACCTGAGCTTTTAGAAGCAAAGACCGAGGAGCTTTTTGAAAGTATTGAAATTCCCCTACTAAGAGTTTTGGCGGACATGGAAACCGAGGGTATAAATCTTGATGAAGATTTTTTGAAGGAATTATCAACCGTTCTTGATGTCGACATCAAAAATCTGGAACAAAAAATCTATAAAGCCGCGGGCGAGGAATTCAATATTGCTTCACCAAAACAATTGGGCGAAATCCTTTTTGATAAATTGAAATTGGTGGATAAACCAAAAAAAACCAAGACAGGGCAATACTCCACTGCTGAAGATGTACTCTCCTATTTGGCCAAGAATCATGAAATCATTAAAAATGTGTTGGACTACCGAGGGCTTGCCAAATTAAAAAGTACCTATGTTGATGCACTCCCTGAGCAAGTGGAGACAAAAACAAAACGTGTACATACAGATTATATGCAAACTGTTGCTGCTACGGGAAGGCTAAGTAGCAATAATCCAAATTTGCAGAATATTCCAATTAGAACGGAACGTGGGCGACAGGTTAGAAAAGCCTTTATTCCGCGTGATGAAAACTATACATTGTTGGCAGCTGATTATTCCCAGATAGAATTGCGGATAATTGCGGCTTTGAGCGAGGAGGATACAATGATTGAAGCCTTTAAAAATGGAGAGGATATTCATGCCTCAACAGCTTCCAAAGTGTTCAATGTACCTATTGACGAGGTCACCCGTGAACAGCGTAGTAATGCAAAAACAGTAAATTTTGGAATCATTTATGGTGTTTCGGCATTTGGGCTCAGCAACCAAACGGATTTAACACGTGCCGAATCCAAAGAACTTATAGAAACCTATTATAAAACTTATCCCAAACTGCGTAATTATATGGGTGAACAGGTAGATTTTGCCAGAGACAATGGTTATGTACAGACTGTTTTGGGAAGACGCAGGTATTTAAAGGACATTAATGGCAGCAATGCGGTCGTTCGCGGTGCTGCGGAACGAAATGCGGTAAATGCACCTATTCAAGGAAGTGCAGCGGATATCATCAAAATCGCCATGATTAATATTCACAAGAAACTTTCTGAAGGAAACTACAAAACGAAAATGTTGTTACAGGTACACGATGAATTGGTTTTTGATGCCTACAAACCGGAACTGGAGGATGTAAAAAACATGATAAAAATTGAAATGGAAAATGCCTACACGCTTGCAGTTCCTTTAGATGTGGAAGTGGGGATTGGTGACAATTGGTTAGAGGCGCATTAG
- a CDS encoding metallophosphoesterase, with amino-acid sequence MRIFIAITFLVFAYYTFQAIRTLVKNSVVRIIYWVLIAVVLTYFVFEIALDISNVFIIHEKLMGFALFLALYIFLMLTSFSMLFEDIVRFGNALIKMRKSETFTIPSRRGFISKFALGIAAIPFSTLVYSIYKGRYNFRIFDYLLTFEDLPQNFNDYKIVHISDFHCGGLDNYDEVRNAIKLINDQQADMILFTGDFVDRRANEIDDWKSLFSSLKAKDGKYSILGNHDYANYVDWPTLEEKQADFELLKRHQKEMGFDLLCNENRILSKNGQNLSLIGVEYWGYDSLLREGDLDQAFSGLETESFKIVMTHDPTHWQYRVVDHEVHIPLTLCGHTHGMQFGIEVPGKFKWTPVRHGFKYWAGLYKEKNQYLNVNRGFGYAGFPGRLGIWPEISVITLKKSNS; translated from the coding sequence ATGCGTATTTTCATTGCCATTACATTTTTGGTTTTTGCATACTACACCTTTCAAGCAATTAGGACGCTGGTAAAAAACTCAGTAGTACGGATAATATATTGGGTTCTCATTGCTGTGGTGTTGACATACTTTGTTTTCGAAATTGCACTGGATATCTCCAACGTTTTCATAATCCATGAAAAACTAATGGGTTTTGCACTTTTTCTCGCGCTCTATATTTTTTTGATGCTCACCAGTTTTTCAATGCTTTTTGAGGATATTGTTCGTTTTGGGAATGCGCTAATAAAAATGCGCAAATCGGAAACCTTTACAATTCCTTCAAGAAGGGGTTTTATTTCAAAATTTGCATTGGGTATAGCGGCCATACCCTTCTCGACTTTGGTGTACAGCATTTATAAAGGGAGATACAATTTCAGAATATTCGATTACTTGCTCACCTTTGAAGATTTACCGCAAAACTTTAATGATTATAAGATCGTGCACATATCTGATTTTCATTGTGGTGGATTGGACAATTATGACGAAGTCCGCAATGCCATCAAACTAATAAATGACCAGCAAGCTGATATGATTTTGTTCACTGGCGATTTTGTAGATAGAAGGGCAAATGAGATCGATGATTGGAAATCATTGTTTTCATCACTTAAGGCCAAAGATGGCAAATATTCAATCCTTGGTAACCACGATTATGCAAATTACGTGGATTGGCCTACGCTTGAAGAGAAACAGGCCGATTTTGAACTGTTAAAACGTCATCAAAAAGAGATGGGCTTTGATTTACTTTGTAATGAAAATAGAATTTTGTCAAAGAACGGACAAAACCTCTCCCTAATTGGGGTTGAATACTGGGGATATGACAGTTTATTGAGAGAGGGTGATTTGGATCAAGCTTTCTCTGGACTAGAAACAGAGAGCTTTAAGATTGTAATGACCCATGATCCAACTCATTGGCAGTATAGGGTAGTTGACCATGAAGTACATATTCCGCTTACGCTTTGTGGCCATACCCATGGCATGCAATTTGGAATAGAAGTACCGGGGAAATTTAAATGGACGCCTGTAAGGCATGGTTTTAAATATTGGGCCGGCTTGTACAAAGAGAAGAACCAGTATTTAAATGTAAATAGAGGTTTTGGATACGCTGGATTTCCGGGAAGATTGGGTATTTGGCCCGAAATCTCGGTAATTACTTTAAAAAAATCGAATTCTTAA
- a CDS encoding metallophosphoesterase, with protein sequence MLRWIIFFIIYLVLGFYSFQAVKTASRYPWVHYLFIALYILVIANFLYQFMGTDGGRVLSRPKSYAFGFLLAMLAFQIITIIFLFSEDIFRLLLGVYQKIFSTEKEFSIPSRRRFLSLIALGVAALPFGALLMGMYKGKYNYKVLKYQLEFDDLPDAFDGYRITQISDVHSGSFDNRKKVAYGVDLINKQQSDVILFTGDMVNNKTEEMRPWADLFSTLEAKGGVYSVLGNHDYGDYVDWESEAEKKQNLKDLKALQKEMGFDLLLDSHRYLEKDGDRIALLGVENWGRGGFKKAGDLEKAKEGVAKDDFKILMSHDPSHWEDVVINDDYHFHLTLSGHTHGMQFGVEIPGWIKWSPVKWRYKYWAGIYEELGQFINVNRGFGFIGYPGRVGIWPEISVITLKKKGLT encoded by the coding sequence ATGCTCCGCTGGATTATTTTCTTCATCATTTATTTGGTATTGGGTTTTTATTCTTTTCAAGCTGTAAAAACGGCATCTCGATACCCATGGGTGCACTATCTATTTATTGCTTTATATATACTTGTCATCGCAAATTTTTTATATCAGTTTATGGGTACGGATGGTGGTAGGGTATTAAGTAGGCCCAAAAGTTATGCTTTCGGATTTCTGTTGGCGATGCTTGCCTTTCAAATAATTACCATCATATTTCTTTTTAGTGAAGATATTTTCAGGCTCCTTTTGGGGGTTTATCAAAAAATTTTCAGCACCGAAAAAGAATTTAGCATACCATCCAGAAGAAGGTTCTTAAGTTTGATAGCCCTTGGTGTTGCAGCGTTGCCTTTTGGTGCATTGCTTATGGGAATGTACAAGGGTAAATATAATTACAAAGTATTAAAATATCAATTGGAATTTGATGATCTTCCTGATGCTTTTGATGGTTACCGGATCACCCAAATATCAGATGTTCACAGTGGTAGCTTTGATAACCGAAAGAAAGTTGCTTATGGGGTAGATTTGATTAACAAACAGCAAAGTGATGTTATCTTGTTTACTGGTGATATGGTAAACAACAAAACGGAGGAAATGAGACCTTGGGCCGATTTATTTTCCACGTTAGAGGCTAAGGGTGGAGTTTATTCTGTTTTGGGGAATCATGATTATGGCGATTACGTTGATTGGGAATCGGAAGCCGAGAAAAAGCAGAATCTGAAAGATTTGAAAGCTCTTCAAAAAGAGATGGGATTTGATCTTTTGCTGGACTCACATAGGTATTTGGAAAAAGATGGTGATAGGATCGCACTGCTTGGTGTCGAAAATTGGGGCAGGGGCGGTTTTAAAAAAGCAGGGGATCTTGAAAAAGCCAAAGAAGGGGTTGCCAAAGATGACTTTAAGATTTTGATGAGCCATGATCCTTCGCACTGGGAAGACGTGGTAATCAATGATGACTATCACTTTCACCTAACGTTAAGTGGGCATACACATGGAATGCAGTTTGGAGTAGAAATTCCTGGGTGGATTAAATGGAGCCCTGTAAAATGGCGATATAAGTATTGGGCGGGTATCTACGAAGAGCTTGGTCAGTTCATAAATGTGAATCGTGGATTCGGTTTTATTGGTTATCCCGGCAGGGTCGGTATTTGGCCCGAGATTTCCGTGATTACCCTTAAAAAGAAAGGTTTAACTTGA
- a CDS encoding thioredoxin family protein — MSKFGELIDLKVPVLLDFYAEWNDQSTSMHPVLRDVAAALGDKGKVIKIDVDKNKELSQALRIKGLPTLMIYKKGEMVWRQSGEQDANTLIGILNEYI; from the coding sequence ATGTCTAAATTTGGTGAACTTATCGATTTGAAAGTACCGGTCTTACTGGACTTTTATGCAGAATGGAACGATCAATCCACATCAATGCACCCTGTGTTGCGCGACGTTGCAGCAGCTCTTGGCGACAAGGGAAAAGTTATTAAAATTGATGTTGATAAAAATAAAGAGCTCTCACAGGCTCTCAGAATCAAAGGTCTGCCCACACTAATGATATATAAAAAAGGCGAAATGGTCTGGCGACAGAGCGGGGAGCAGGACGCCAATACTTTAATAGGCATTCTCAATGAATATATCTAA
- a CDS encoding DUF2723 domain-containing protein, translating to MFAKDFKKWDTILGWVSFTIAFIVYALTIEPTGSFWDAGEYITTSAKLQVGHPPGAPLLQMIGAFFSMFAFGDTSKVALMVNAVSIVSSAFAVLFTFWTITNLTQKLVSNKKPITNSKAIAIFGSGLVGALAFTFSDSFWFNAVETEVYAMASLIMALLLWLGLKWTDNLEESRGDRWLLLICFLIGLTFGIQFMGFLAIPSIGLLYYFKKYKKTTVKNFLLANAIVVALLMLVYKFSLTYVLKLFGWSEVFFINNIGLPFNSGTIIMGLLFIAAFYFGLQYTRKNNFYTANTIVLCLMFLLLGFSSWLMLPIRANAKTVVNENDPSDARSLLAYYNREQYPGVESPFYGAYYSDTFAPAGEDIDDKPKYEKDEKLGKYVIVNNYKDAIQGPNEKHVGILPRLWSDQHAENYMRYFGVLEFRIKSEYISNNELREAVAQFKDAYAQGELDTEQYIRFLREFGEYIEVEPPSLGQNLGYLFNFQFGYMYMRYFMWNFVGRQNDIQGRYDENGNWLSGIGFVDSLRLGSQNNLPDDWKNNKGRNTYFFLPLLLGIIGIVFQISKNPKHFWVLFVFFIFTGFAIQFYTNPYIFQPRERDYSLVGSFYIFCIWIGIGVYGLFDEFKKLLSAKIAAPAITSLCLLAVPLLMAFQNWDDHDRSNRYTANSTAKAYLDSTKEDVGAILFTIGDNDTFPLWYVQEIEGHRTDVRIVNTSLFATDWYIDQMKRKAYESDPIPSQLTHDKYRYGSRDAVYYQGVTENRWNIKDFINWIGSDKPQTKFKYLLEKQGADLSSYPESNLDIVYYPTNKIRIPVNKQNVLESGLVKEKDSALIVDYIDIDLPKNALPKNRILMLDLIANNDWKRPIYFSGGSFDSAEYIWMKDYLQLDGLVYKLVPIKTKNQSSFEMGRIDSDLMYDIVKKWEWGNSGSDKIYHDPQTRSQGLSFRSNLARLMEKLIAENKIEKAKEVIDIAMTNMPVEHFYFYAFVEPFVDGYYKVGETEKARALFEKLKKIYQNRLEYYAGIPLDEQYEKIDDILADMQAYRRNIDILIENQDRDLAESETVIFNEYIDKFSQFMGDDEEEYFEEQPMSDPDLQDSVALDTIEAVKDNSTIEE from the coding sequence ATGTTTGCAAAAGACTTCAAAAAATGGGATACCATCTTAGGATGGGTATCCTTTACTATAGCATTTATTGTTTACGCACTGACCATAGAGCCGACAGGTAGTTTTTGGGATGCCGGGGAATACATAACCACTTCGGCAAAATTGCAAGTAGGTCATCCGCCTGGAGCGCCCTTGTTACAGATGATCGGAGCCTTTTTTTCAATGTTTGCATTTGGGGATACTTCTAAAGTAGCACTGATGGTGAATGCCGTTTCAATCGTTTCGAGTGCCTTTGCAGTATTATTTACTTTTTGGACGATTACCAATTTGACACAAAAACTTGTTTCCAACAAGAAACCAATCACCAACAGCAAGGCTATAGCAATTTTTGGCAGTGGATTGGTTGGCGCTTTGGCCTTTACATTTTCAGACAGTTTTTGGTTCAATGCCGTGGAAACGGAAGTATATGCTATGGCAAGCTTGATTATGGCATTATTGTTATGGCTTGGTTTAAAATGGACCGATAATCTCGAAGAATCCAGAGGTGACAGGTGGCTATTGCTTATCTGCTTTCTCATCGGTTTAACATTCGGGATTCAATTTATGGGCTTTTTGGCCATCCCATCAATAGGGTTACTTTACTACTTTAAAAAGTACAAAAAAACAACGGTAAAGAATTTTCTCCTGGCCAACGCAATTGTCGTTGCGCTTTTAATGTTGGTCTACAAATTCTCATTGACCTATGTGCTCAAACTGTTTGGGTGGAGCGAGGTGTTCTTTATCAATAATATTGGTTTACCGTTCAATTCAGGGACTATTATAATGGGACTGCTTTTCATAGCTGCATTTTATTTTGGTCTGCAGTATACCCGAAAAAATAATTTTTATACCGCGAATACCATAGTTTTATGTCTTATGTTTCTTTTGCTAGGATTCTCATCTTGGTTAATGCTACCAATAAGAGCAAATGCAAAGACGGTAGTCAACGAAAATGATCCTTCTGATGCACGTTCGCTTTTGGCATATTACAATAGGGAACAATACCCCGGTGTTGAAAGTCCTTTCTATGGCGCTTATTATTCCGATACTTTTGCACCAGCAGGAGAGGATATTGATGACAAACCGAAATATGAAAAAGATGAAAAACTTGGAAAGTATGTCATTGTAAATAATTACAAAGATGCCATCCAAGGACCCAATGAAAAGCATGTGGGCATTCTGCCAAGATTATGGAGCGATCAACATGCGGAAAACTATATGCGCTATTTTGGAGTCCTGGAGTTCCGAATCAAATCTGAATACATCTCCAACAATGAACTTAGGGAAGCAGTGGCCCAATTTAAGGATGCCTATGCCCAGGGAGAGTTGGACACAGAGCAATACATTAGGTTCCTTAGGGAATTCGGTGAGTATATAGAAGTAGAGCCACCATCATTGGGCCAGAATTTGGGCTATCTTTTCAATTTCCAATTTGGCTACATGTATATGCGCTATTTTATGTGGAATTTTGTAGGGCGGCAAAACGATATTCAAGGGAGATATGATGAAAACGGAAATTGGTTGAGTGGCATCGGTTTTGTGGACAGTCTTCGCTTGGGCAGTCAAAACAACCTTCCAGATGATTGGAAAAACAACAAAGGCAGGAACACTTATTTCTTTTTGCCATTGTTATTGGGGATTATAGGGATCGTTTTCCAAATTTCAAAGAATCCAAAACATTTTTGGGTGCTCTTCGTGTTTTTTATATTCACGGGATTCGCCATTCAATTTTATACAAATCCATATATATTTCAGCCGAGGGAACGTGATTATTCGTTGGTAGGGTCTTTCTATATATTCTGTATTTGGATAGGTATTGGCGTCTATGGTTTATTTGATGAATTCAAAAAGCTGCTATCGGCAAAAATTGCTGCCCCGGCAATCACTTCGCTCTGTCTTTTGGCTGTTCCGTTGTTGATGGCCTTTCAAAATTGGGATGATCACGACCGTTCAAATCGTTATACGGCCAATTCAACCGCTAAGGCTTATCTGGATTCGACAAAAGAGGATGTGGGAGCCATTTTATTTACTATTGGAGACAATGACACTTTCCCATTGTGGTACGTTCAAGAAATTGAAGGCCATAGAACTGACGTGCGTATCGTAAACACCAGTCTTTTTGCAACGGATTGGTATATTGACCAAATGAAGCGAAAAGCGTATGAAAGCGACCCGATTCCTTCACAACTTACCCATGATAAATATAGATATGGTTCAAGGGATGCGGTGTATTACCAAGGTGTTACAGAAAATCGTTGGAACATTAAAGATTTTATCAATTGGATAGGCAGCGACAAGCCACAAACCAAATTCAAATATTTGCTTGAGAAACAAGGTGCGGACCTAAGCAGCTATCCCGAAAGTAATTTGGATATCGTTTACTATCCTACCAATAAAATCAGAATCCCAGTCAATAAACAAAACGTTTTGGAAAGTGGACTGGTAAAAGAAAAAGATTCTGCATTAATAGTGGATTACATAGATATTGACCTTCCAAAGAATGCTTTGCCCAAGAACAGGATATTGATGTTGGATCTAATTGCAAACAACGATTGGAAAAGGCCTATTTATTTTTCTGGAGGAAGTTTTGATAGTGCCGAATATATTTGGATGAAGGATTATCTTCAGTTAGATGGATTGGTTTACAAATTGGTCCCAATAAAGACCAAAAATCAAAGCTCTTTTGAAATGGGACGCATCGATAGCGATTTAATGTACGATATCGTCAAAAAATGGGAATGGGGCAATTCTGGTAGCGATAAAATCTACCATGATCCACAAACACGATCACAAGGACTCTCTTTTAGAAGCAACCTAGCTAGATTAATGGAAAAGTTGATTGCAGAAAACAAAATTGAAAAAGCCAAAGAAGTCATTGATATTGCCATGACCAATATGCCAGTGGAGCATTTTTATTTTTATGCTTTTGTAGAGCCCTTTGTTGATGGCTATTATAAGGTTGGTGAAACGGAAAAAGCAAGAGCGCTCTTCGAAAAGTTGAAGAAAATTTATCAAAATCGCTTAGAATACTACGCAGGCATTCCTTTGGACGAACAGTATGAAAAAATTGATGATATTTTGGCAGATATGCAAGCTTATCGTAGAAATATCGATATTCTTATTGAAAATCAGGATAGAGATTTGGCAGAATCCGAAACGGTCATTTTTAATGAATATATTGATAAATTTTCTCAATTCATGGGAGACGATGAAGAAGAATATTTTGAAGAACAACCCATGTCTGATCCAGACCTACAGGATTCTGTAGCACTTGATACCATTGAGGCAGTAAAAGACAATTCTACCATTGAGGAATAA